Proteins from a genomic interval of Lolium perenne isolate Kyuss_39 chromosome 1, Kyuss_2.0, whole genome shotgun sequence:
- the LOC127293512 gene encoding uncharacterized protein translates to MTSLSITVMTLNLQEGDQPSESPNSWEKRRDICVSVITSYSPTILCTQQGLRCQLDYLQQCLPGYEQFGISRKGSQDTTDEYCTIFYEKEKVELTEGGTFWLSESPSVPGSIAWGATAPCIATWATFQVKRVEPPGFSFQIVNTNLDEDSPRARRRSALLTWQHIASLPPNLPVIYCGGFNTQKESMTGRFLLGRSREHGVVGDMRDAWPNARVRKNVSLIHTYHGFKGEKQGAAEFLKLVFRALCLCWDRQTQDLHIDWILFRGRPLVPALCEVINDNIDGVYPSSHFPIFAEFLLPRSVRLAETPS, encoded by the exons ATGACTAGCCTGTCCATCACGGTGATGACGCTGAACCTCCAGGAGGGGGATCAGCCGAGCGAGAGCCCTAACAGCTGGGAGAAGCGCCGCGACATCTGCGTCAGCGTCATCACCAGCTACTCCCCCACCATCCTCTGCACCCAGCAAG GGTTGAGGTGCCAGTTGGACTACCTACAGCAGTGCCTGCCGG GTTATGAGCAATTTGGCATTTCAAGAAAAGGATCACAAGACACCACCGACGAATACTGCACGATATTCTACGAAAAAGAGAAG GTGGAGCTTACAGAAGGCGGCACCTTCTGGTTATCAGAATCTCCGTCGGTGCCAGGAAGTATTGCATGGGGAGCAACTGCACCATGCATTGCTACATGGGCA ACGTTTCAAGTCAAAAGAGTAGAACCACCTGGGTTCAGTTTCCAAATTGTAAATACGAATCTCGATGAAGATAGCCCTCGTGCTCGTAGACGAAGTGCTTTGCTTACGTGGCAACATATAGCATCTCTGCCACCCAATTTGCCTGTGATCTATTGCGGAGGCTTCAACACACAAAAGGAATCTATGACTGGGCGGTTTTTGCTCGGCAGATCTAG GGAGCATGGTGTTGTGGGTGATATGAGAGATGCTTGGCCCAATGCTCGTGTGCGCAAAAACGTATCACTGATACACACATATCATGGATTTAAAG GGGAGAAACAAGGTGCTGCAGAATTTCTAAAATTAGTATTTAGAGCTCTTTGTCTCTGCTGGGATAGACAGACACAAGACTTGCATATCGACTGGATACTGTTTAGAGGGCGTCCACTGGTTCCTGCACTATGTGAAGTCATAAATGACAATATAGACGGTGTTTATCCGTCGTCGCATTTCCCCATCTTTGCTGAGTTTTTGCTTCCCCGCTCAGTCCGCCTAGCTGAGACGCCTTCATAG
- the LOC127293520 gene encoding polygalacturonase At1g48100, which produces MGTARPGLPRLLAVTFALVALFGVGVHGRNHIHKKPHGGGGAGHRGGAKGGSTVVSSPAVPPDDDATPLVAPPPPASGSIVPSDPATPAQPAEQCVFDVREYGATGESTADDTEAFRAAWSAACAVESAVLLVPSDGTFTISSTTFSGPCKPGLVFQVDGVLMPPDGPDCWPASDNRRQWLVFSNLDGMTLRGAGTIEGNGEDWWNLPCKPHRGPNGSTLHGPCDSPTLIRFFMSCNLVVQGLRVENSPEFHFRFDGCSDVLIDGLFIRSPANSPNTDGIHVENTERVGIYNSKISNGDDCISIGTGSYDVDIQNVTCGPGHGISIGSLGVHNSQACVANVTVRNAVIRNSDNGLRIKTWQGGMGSVSGITFDGVLMENVRNCIIVDQYYCMDKRCMNQSTAVHVTDVSYANIRGSYDVRSAPIHFACSDTVPCTNVTMSEVELLPFSGELVDDPFCWSAYGIQETPTIPPISCLQDGIPDSLLDNPDLKCR; this is translated from the exons ATGGGAACTGCAAGGCCGGGGCTGCCGCGGTTGCTGGCGGTGACGTTTGCGCTGGTGGCATTGTTTGGCGTCGGCGTCCATGGAAGGAACCACATACACAAGAAGCCTCATGGTGGCGGTGGTGCCGGGCACAGGGGCGGCGCAAAGGGAGGCAGCACGGTGGTGTCCTCGCCGGCTGTTCCGCCGGACGACGACGCGACGCCGCTGGTTGCGCCGCCCCCACCGGCGTCCGGCAGCATTGTCCCGTCTGACCCGGCAACGCCGGCTCAGCCGGCCGAGCAGTGCGTGTTCGACGTCCGGGAGTACGGTGCGACGGGGGAAAGCACGGCGGACGACACCGAGGCGTTCCGGGCGGCGTGGAGCGCGGCCTGCGCCGTGGAGTCGGCCGTGCTGCTGGTGCCGTCCGACGGCACGTTCACCATCTCCTCCACCACCTTCTCCGGGCCGTGCAAGCCCGGCCTCGTGTTCCAG GTGGACGGGGTGCTGATGCCGCCGGACGGGCCGGACTGCTGGCCGGCGTCGGACAACCGGCGGCAGTGGCTGGTGTTCTCCAACCTGGACGGCATGACGCTGCGCGGCGCCGGCACCATCGAGGGCAACGGCGAGGACTGGTGGAACCTCCCCTGCAAGCCTCACAGG GGTCCGAACGGGTCCACGCTGCACGGGCCGTGCGACAGCCCCACG CTGATCAGGTTCTTCATGAGCTGCAACCTGGTGGTTCAGGGCCTGAGGGTGGAGAACAGCCCGGAGTTCCACTTCCGGTTCGACGGCTGCAGCGACGTGCTCATCGACGGGCTGTTCATCAGGTCGCCGGCCAACAGCCCCAATACCGACGGCATCCACGTCGAGAACACCGAGCGCGTCGGAATCTACAACTCCAAGATCAGCAATG GTGACGACTGCATCTCAATTGGGACTGGGAGCTATGATGTGGACATACAAAATGTAACATGCGGCCCTGGGCACGGCATAAG CATCGGCAGCCTGGGCGTCCACAACTCGCAGGCGTGCGTGGCGAACGTGACGGTGCGGAACGCGGTGATCCGGAACTCGGACAACGGCCTGCGGATCAAGACCTGGCAGGGCGGCATGGGCTCCGTCTCCGGGATCACCTTCGACGGCGTGCTCATGGAGAACGTGCGCAACTGCATCATCGTCGACCAGTACTACTGCATGGACAAGCGGTGCATGAACCAGTCCACCGCCGTGCACGTCACCGACGTCTCCTACGCCAACATCCGCGGCTCCTACGACGTCCGCAGCGCCCCCATCCACTTCGCCTGCAGCGACACCGTCCCCTGCACCAACGTCACCATGTCCGAGGTCGAGCTGCTGCCCTTCAGCGGCGAGCTCGTCGACGACCCCTTCTGCTGGAGCGCCTACGGGATCCAGGAGACGCCCACCATCCCGCCCATCTCCTGCCTGCAGGACGGCATCCCGGACTCCCTCCTCGACAACCCGGATCTCAAGTGCCGATGA